gcgacaggtcacgcgattgCGTAATTTGAGTAACCGTCAGCCGCCATTTGTTGATGCGCGATGAAGAAAAAAGTGCGATGAAATAATGCAGTATTTGTGAAATTCAATTCAAAGATGTAGAAAAATATGTGGAAACCcttatatgataaatatataatcccacaaaatcaatgttagttttacgtcataatgctcctcctatgattccgcggactacaaattccCGATtaacattaatatatatatttatatatatatatatatatatatatatatatatatatatatatatatatatatatataatccaaTTCTAGCTATTTGGTGAACGTATGTAGAAGGGGTATGTAGACAAGAGGAACAAtagtatgatgtatgtatgcatgtatgtttgtttgtatgtatgtatgtatgtatgtatgtatgtatgtatgtatgtatgtatgtatgtatgtatgtatgtatgtgtgtatgtatgtatgtatgtatgttttttcgCTGATTATTTTTGTTGGTTGGCTTTCTTTAATAGCAAAGAAAACTTAACTTCTGGATTGCCACACATACATTTGGTAATCTTTTATTTCTTCAATTTGTAGCTTGATTACTGGTATTACACGTAGTTCCTTTATATCAACTTGTTGGACGATAACTAAGATTGTAAAAATCCGTGCGCCATTTGTAATTGGACAGAATGAAAACCCACAAGTATAAACTAATAGGAATATCAGTTCTATTATTGATTGGGTGTGGAATTGTAGAGTTCGGTTTAACTTCTATTGGTGGTGCAAGTGAAGTGTCACGGATAAATTTTCATCATGAGTTGACTTCGGAAGGTCATACTGGTGAACTGCCACAGCTACAGGCATCTAATGATGTACACAAGATGTATACCTCCAATGTGACCTCACAAGTTACTGCCAATACTGGTCACTACACCAATGCCACTATCGAAGCTAAGTCAATCTACAACCGATATGGGTTTGTTAACGTTCAATTCCTTAATCTAGGATTTCTCAATATAACAAAGAGCTGGATCTGTAATGTTGAGTGTCTTGGAATAATTTCATCGACTCTGTTCAtagtaaatgatattgaaactcATCGGCAACTAACAAGTTGGAATCCACAACTAAACGTAGTTCTTGAATCGTTCGGTACGTCTGATTCTATGAAGTTTGGACAAGCTCAATACCACAGACATGGATTGTTCCGAGCTAAGGTTGTCAACGAACTCCTGAAACATGGTATATCAGTTTTTAAGACCGAGGCTGATGCAGTGTGGTTTGGCAACCCCATCGACTATTTTCGGCGATACAATAATACCGACTTCATCGTGATGCATGATAAGTGTTCGAAAATGAAACCGTCGCAGATGTTAAATGGAGGTTTTCTCTATCTGAATGCAACATTAGGGACAAAGGCTGTTTGGAATGAATTGATAGAACAAGTCGAAAAAGCATTAGATCTTTTCGCTGATACCGCTGGAGATAAGATTATCGGCGATGCTGCCAATGATCAGCTTAAACTGACCAATATCATAAGTAAACGCCGAGCTTCGGTACACGTGGAGTGGTTACCAATTGATCTGTACGTTAGTGGGATTTGGTACAATGATGAAGTGGTTCGGAAACAAAGTCATCCTACGGTCATTCTGAATAATTACATCATTGGAAACAAAAGCAAGGAAAACCGTGCAAAGAAAGAGGGTCACTGGTTTTTATCAAATAACGATACGTGTATGCCATGTCAACAAAAAACTACCTAGTAATACAGACAATAATAGTGGAAACGCAAAGAAAACAGAAGTCAAGTCAGGACAATGTAAGATAATCACATCAGACCATTTCAATGGTCTCTTTACTTAATGGTACATTTGGGGTTTAGGTTACTTCTCAGTTACATTCCTTTAGTTTACAATGATAGACAGAGATGTATAGTTTTTATAATATATCTTGTTATATGCAGATTATATATTCATAGACAGGGAACtagtttttattatatatcaggtCATATACAGATTGTATATTCATAGACAGAGAAGTATTAGTTTTTAAGATATATCAGGttgtatacagattatacaTTCATAAACAGAGGAGTGTATACTTTTCATTATATATCAGGTTGTATACAGACTATACATTCATAGACAGAAGTatagtttttattatatatcaggtTATATACAGATTGTATGTTCATAGACAGAAGTATAGTTTTTATTACATATCAGGttgtatacagattatacaTTCATAGACAGAAGTATAgttttttttcttccgtaaggtaGGAGATACTATAGGGGCagaaatgtctgtgtgtatgtgtgtgtgtgtctgtgtgtcatcgttttctccaaaacgacTGGTTCAATAGATATGAAATTTGGTACCCATCTTCCTTATGGAAACATGAAGATCTGATTAGGTTTGGTAAACACCCAATAAATTTTAATGACTCAATTGCATAATCAACGGTTTTCAGCAATTAGTATATATCTTATGAATTCAAGTTTCaaaattcatataatttggtacaaatataaaaaaccGTATATTACATATGCtttatcaagtttgttgatgtaactttaagccttaatgaatcatttgcataattaatgaagttAGGcaattaggctgtatcttaagactgcatacttcaatttcgatataatttagtatattcattaaatataacaaaatacatttgtcctataagaTTTTTTGATATACCTTCcggtgttaatgaataatttgcataattaatgagtttcggtaattaggctacatcttaagactgcatacttcgatttcaataccattcagtacatacattaaccataacaaatcatatgtggcctatacaatttgttgatgtacctgacagtgttaatgaataatttgcataattaatgagttacagtaattaggctataacttaagaatatatatttcaattttaatacaattcagtacatacgttaaccttAATAAATCCCATATGTCCTATAAACTTTTTTGATGTACCtgacagcgttaatgaataatttgcataattaatgagtttcggtaattaggctataacttGAGAATACACACTAATTTCAGTACCATTCGTACATActttaaccataacaaatcgtATGTATCCTATAATGTTTgctgatgtaccttacagtgttaataaataatttgcttAATTAACGAGTTTTGGTAGCTAGACAATATCTttagactgcatacttcaatttccacacaatttagtacatacgttaaatgTAACAGAGTGCATATGTACTATAAAGGCCGTCGATTTCACCTAAAGATTTAGGGAacactttgcataattaattattgtcaGTACTTAGGCTTTGTCAAAAAACgttcattacaatatttttttgaatatcattttaatgggcaatttgcataattggggAGTCCCTTACAGGAaacattcaatttaaatctcatagattttcgattagaaatTTAGGAAGTATGATATTAACGTTGAACTTTCTCTAATTTTACCTTGTTGTTTTGCAATTTCTCCCAATATCAATCTACTGCTGTTTTGGTGTGAGCCATGTGATCGTGTAATTAACACAGTATCTCGGGAAATATACACTTTCATTGAACACATTCATCAGGTGTAATAAAGTATgatttataacaatattatgaaaTCTATAAGCCTAAGGAAATAAATTGTTGTTCACGATCTAGCCTACGTGTATTACTTCGCAAAATTGTAGTAACACTGGTGACCTTTATATTGACCTCTATATATTCAGTATACAGTGAGGGCGCAATGTGTGGTTTGAACAGGGAGtttgaattatatttatgaTAGCAAGACGATACCATTACGGAAGGGCATTCAGTTTAATCTGGTTAGTAATTATTCTATATATTGATTCAAAGTCAATATCATTTGGTACATATGTTGACCATTACAACAcatgtatgtcctataaaatttgatgatcTAGCTTGTATCTTCAATAAgtaatgtgcataattattgattttcagtaattaagctatatctaaaGAATACACTCTTCAAATCATGTTACATTTGGCACACACATCTATCATAACAAAGTATATTattagtttaaaaaaataattaccataaataatgatttttggtaattaggcaatagcTCAAGAATACaaccttcaaatttaatataatttggtacatatatcagtCCTAATAACATTCTATAAAGTTTGTTGccatagcttttagttttagtgaatcatttgcataaattaatgatttttgtcaATTAGGCCAGATCTTAAGAAGAAAGCAAGTTTCAAATTTAATAGTTctatatatcaaccataaaaaTGCAGAggtgtcctatgaagtttgttggcACAGCTTTTACTTCTTGATTTCTAGTATTTAAGCtatatataatttttgtgtattc
The Glandiceps talaboti chromosome 6, keGlaTala1.1, whole genome shotgun sequence genome window above contains:
- the LOC144436851 gene encoding uncharacterized protein LOC144436851 — its product is MKTHKYKLIGISVLLLIGCGIVEFGLTSIGGASEVSRINFHHELTSEGHTGELPQLQASNDVHKMYTSNVTSQVTANTGHYTNATIEAKSIYNRYGFVNVQFLNLGFLNITKSWICNVECLGIISSTLFIVNDIETHRQLTSWNPQLNVVLESFGTSDSMKFGQAQYHRHGLFRAKVVNELLKHGISVFKTEADAVWFGNPIDYFRRYNNTDFIVMHDKCSKMKPSQMLNGGFLYLNATLGTKAVWNELIEQVEKALDLFADTAGDKIIGDAANDQLKLTNIISKRRASVHVEWLPIDLYVSGIWYNDEVVRKQSHPTVILNNYIIGNKSKENRAKKEGHWFLSNNDTCMPCQQKTT